A portion of the Juglans microcarpa x Juglans regia isolate MS1-56 chromosome 1D, Jm3101_v1.0, whole genome shotgun sequence genome contains these proteins:
- the LOC121246638 gene encoding mitochondrial substrate carrier family protein B-like isoform X4, whose protein sequence is MQTEARVGVVVEGGGQRALNSGHADGGARKFSQQQQQPLHQKSQIGTVSQLLAGGVAGALSKTCTAPLARLTILFQVQGMHSDVATLRKTSIWHEASRIVGEEGFRAFWKGNLVTIAHRLPYSSVSFYAYEHYKKLLKMIPGLESRRENMSADICVHFVAGGLAGITAASVTYPLDLVRTRLAAQTNVIYYRGIWHALQTISKEEGILGLYKGLGATLLGVGPSIAISFSVYETLRSFWKLHRPDDSTVLVSLACGSLSGIASSTGCGAGSAPST, encoded by the exons ATGCAAACAGAGGCAAGAGTTGGAGTGGTGGTAGAGGGAGGGGGGCAGAGAGCTCTTAATTCGGGCCACGCCGATGGCGGTGCAAGGAAGTTCTcacagcagcagcaacagccATTGCACCAGAAATCTCAGATCGGAACGGTATCGCAGCTTCTTGCTGGAGGCGTTGCCGGCGCTCTCAGTAAGACCTGTACGGCGCCGCTTGCTCGGCTCACTATTCTCTTCCAG GTGCAAGGTATGCACTCTGATGTTGCGACTTTGCGAAAGACGAGCATATGGCATGAGGCTTCGCGGATTGTTGGTGAAGAAGGATTCAGAGCTTTTTGGAAGGGGAATCTGGTTACAATTGCTCATCGTCTACCTTATTCTTCTGTCAGTTTTTATGCATATGAGCACTATAAAAAG CTACTAAAGATGATTCCAGGACTGGAGAGCCGAAGAGAAAATATGAGTGCGGACATTTGTGTACATTTTGTAGCTGGTGGTTTGGCTGGAATAACAGCTGCTTCAGTTACTTATCCATTGGATCTTGTAAGGACACGCCTTGCAGCTCAG ACAAATGTGATATACTACAGAGGTATTTGGCATGCTTTACAAACTATTAGCAAGGAGGAGGGTATTTTGGGTCTATATAAGGGGCTTGGAGCAAcactcttg GGTGTTGGGCCAAGTATAGCAATCAGTTTTTCAGTATATGAGACCTTGAGATCTTTCTGGAAATTGCATAG ACCTGATGATTCTACTGTCCTTGTAAGTCTGGCTTGTGGAAGTCTTTCAGGAATTGCATCATCAACAG
- the LOC121246638 gene encoding graves disease carrier protein-like isoform X3: MQTEARVGVVVEGGGQRALNSGHADGGARKFSQQQQQPLHQKSQIGTVSQLLAGGVAGALSKTCTAPLARLTILFQVQGMHSDVATLRKTSIWHEASRIVGEEGFRAFWKGNLVTIAHRLPYSSVSFYAYEHYKKLLKMIPGLESRRENMSADICVHFVAGGLAGITAASVTYPLDLVRTRLAAQTNVIYYRGIWHALQTISKEEGILGLYKGLGATLLGVGPSIAISFSVYETLRSFWKLHRPDDSTVLVSLACGSLSGIASSTAVTMLLMQRTGCGAGSAPST; encoded by the exons ATGCAAACAGAGGCAAGAGTTGGAGTGGTGGTAGAGGGAGGGGGGCAGAGAGCTCTTAATTCGGGCCACGCCGATGGCGGTGCAAGGAAGTTCTcacagcagcagcaacagccATTGCACCAGAAATCTCAGATCGGAACGGTATCGCAGCTTCTTGCTGGAGGCGTTGCCGGCGCTCTCAGTAAGACCTGTACGGCGCCGCTTGCTCGGCTCACTATTCTCTTCCAG GTGCAAGGTATGCACTCTGATGTTGCGACTTTGCGAAAGACGAGCATATGGCATGAGGCTTCGCGGATTGTTGGTGAAGAAGGATTCAGAGCTTTTTGGAAGGGGAATCTGGTTACAATTGCTCATCGTCTACCTTATTCTTCTGTCAGTTTTTATGCATATGAGCACTATAAAAAG CTACTAAAGATGATTCCAGGACTGGAGAGCCGAAGAGAAAATATGAGTGCGGACATTTGTGTACATTTTGTAGCTGGTGGTTTGGCTGGAATAACAGCTGCTTCAGTTACTTATCCATTGGATCTTGTAAGGACACGCCTTGCAGCTCAG ACAAATGTGATATACTACAGAGGTATTTGGCATGCTTTACAAACTATTAGCAAGGAGGAGGGTATTTTGGGTCTATATAAGGGGCTTGGAGCAAcactcttg GGTGTTGGGCCAAGTATAGCAATCAGTTTTTCAGTATATGAGACCTTGAGATCTTTCTGGAAATTGCATAG ACCTGATGATTCTACTGTCCTTGTAAGTCTGGCTTGTGGAAGTCTTTCAGGAATTGCATCATCAACAG